One genomic segment of Candidatus Thiopontia autotrophica includes these proteins:
- a CDS encoding regulatory protein RecX: MADRDIAHARDQALRLLARREHSILELRRKLVGRGYGEEMVDPLLKQLVEEGVLSEERFAESYVRSRVGKGLGPYRIERELQEKGVPAEKIEPAMEPYADEWNGCARRVKEKKFGTERVDDFSEQARQQRFLQYRGFTHEQIRVVIDTPRND, encoded by the coding sequence GTGGCGGATAGAGATATAGCACACGCGCGTGACCAGGCGCTGCGCCTGTTGGCACGGAGAGAGCACTCGATACTTGAGTTGAGGCGCAAGCTGGTTGGCAGGGGGTATGGTGAGGAGATGGTCGATCCTCTACTGAAGCAGCTGGTTGAGGAGGGAGTGTTGAGTGAGGAGCGGTTTGCGGAGAGCTACGTGCGCTCACGAGTTGGTAAGGGGCTAGGGCCGTATCGTATAGAGCGGGAGTTGCAGGAGAAGGGCGTTCCCGCAGAGAAGATTGAACCGGCGATGGAGCCCTATGCTGATGAGTGGAATGGGTGTGCGCGCAGAGTGAAAGAGAAAAAATTTGGAACAGAGAGAGTTGATGATTTTAGTGAACAGGCACGACAACAGCGTTTTTTGCAGTACCGGGGATTTACCCATGAGCAGATTCGGGTAGTAATTGATACCCCACGGAATGACTGA
- a CDS encoding DNA recombination/repair protein RecA, with amino-acid sequence GQGKDKVRQYLKDNPETAREIEQQIREQLLPDRAGGG; translated from the coding sequence TAGGCCAGGGCAAAGACAAGGTAAGACAGTACCTCAAAGACAACCCTGAGACAGCCCGGGAGATTGAACAGCAGATACGGGAGCAGTTGCTGCCGGACCGGGCCGGTGGCGGATAG